The proteins below come from a single Zhouia spongiae genomic window:
- a CDS encoding MBL fold metallo-hydrolase yields MTLYPIESGNFKLDGGAMFGVVPKSIWNRTNPADANNMIDMAARCLLIEDGNRLILIDTGMGNKQSEKFFGYYYMWGDHNLDRSLKEAGFHRDDITDVFMTHLHFDHCGGSIQWNNDRTGYEPAFKNAAFWTNKDHWEWAVKPNAREKASFLPENILPMEESGQLNFIDNTGKSYLESSELGFGILFVDGHTDKQMIPHISYKGKKLVFAADLLPTTGHIPLPYVMGYDTRPLLTLDEKMTFLNTAVDHDYYIFLEHDAHHEICTLRHTEKGVRLKDTYTFEELFK; encoded by the coding sequence ATGACACTTTACCCCATTGAATCAGGAAATTTTAAACTAGACGGTGGTGCCATGTTCGGCGTGGTACCAAAATCTATCTGGAACAGAACCAATCCGGCCGATGCGAACAATATGATCGATATGGCTGCAAGATGTCTGTTGATTGAAGACGGAAACCGACTCATCCTTATCGATACCGGAATGGGGAACAAACAATCTGAAAAATTCTTTGGTTATTACTATATGTGGGGAGATCATAACCTTGACAGGTCTCTTAAAGAAGCAGGTTTTCATCGCGATGATATTACCGATGTGTTTATGACACATTTGCATTTTGATCATTGCGGAGGGAGCATACAGTGGAATAACGATCGTACCGGATATGAACCTGCATTTAAAAATGCTGCGTTCTGGACCAATAAAGATCATTGGGAATGGGCGGTAAAACCAAATGCCCGCGAAAAAGCCTCGTTTCTGCCTGAGAATATATTGCCGATGGAAGAAAGCGGTCAGTTGAATTTTATCGATAATACCGGCAAATCGTACCTGGAGTCTTCAGAACTGGGTTTCGGCATTCTTTTTGTTGATGGCCATACGGACAAACAAATGATACCACACATCAGTTACAAAGGAAAAAAACTGGTTTTTGCAGCCGACCTGCTACCAACTACCGGGCATATCCCTCTACCGTATGTGATGGGGTACGACACGCGTCCGCTGTTAACCTTAGACGAAAAAATGACCTTTTTGAATACGGCTGTTGATCATGATTATTACATTTTTTTGGAGCACGACGCTCACCATGAAATATGTACCCTCCGACACACCGAAAAAGGAGTCCGGTTAAAAGACACCTATACATTTGAAGAGCTTTTTAAATAA
- a CDS encoding prolipoprotein diacylglyceryl transferase, whose protein sequence is MELPFVFKPFGYAINIHLIFEYLAFFIAFRYYIYLRSKGDSINTNNRLSIILGAAIGALIGSRLMGFLENPVFDSNHISIFQLFNLKTIMGGLFGGLLGVEVTKKIIGEKKSSGDLFVLPIILGIFIGRIGCFLSGTNEFTYGKETTSFLGMNLGDNLYRHPLALYELFFLALLFIVFYKVKPRLATDSGTLFKLFMIAYFAFRFVIEFLKPNLFFVIGLSSIQWLCIICLLYYHKTIIKYLFYARKKI, encoded by the coding sequence TTGGAACTCCCTTTTGTTTTTAAACCTTTTGGCTACGCCATTAACATACATTTAATCTTCGAGTACCTGGCTTTTTTTATAGCCTTCCGTTATTATATCTACTTAAGGAGCAAAGGAGATTCTATAAACACGAATAACCGGCTCAGTATCATACTGGGAGCAGCCATAGGAGCCCTTATCGGTTCGCGCCTGATGGGTTTCCTGGAAAACCCTGTATTCGACAGTAATCACATATCGATCTTTCAGCTGTTCAACCTTAAAACCATTATGGGTGGTTTGTTTGGCGGACTTTTGGGGGTAGAGGTGACAAAGAAAATAATCGGCGAAAAAAAATCGTCCGGCGATCTGTTTGTACTTCCAATTATTCTTGGAATTTTTATCGGCAGGATCGGATGTTTTTTATCAGGCACCAATGAGTTTACCTATGGTAAAGAAACTACTTCTTTTCTGGGAATGAATCTTGGCGATAACCTGTACAGACACCCACTGGCACTGTATGAGTTGTTTTTTCTTGCCTTGCTTTTTATAGTTTTTTATAAAGTAAAACCCAGGCTGGCAACTGACTCAGGAACGCTCTTTAAACTCTTTATGATTGCTTATTTTGCCTTCCGCTTTGTTATTGAATTTTTAAAACCTAATTTGTTTTTTGTGATAGGGCTGAGCAGCATACAATGGCTTTGTATTATTTGCCTGCTTTATTACCATAAAACCATTATAAAATACCTCTTCTATGCCCGAAAGAAAATATAA
- the lepA gene encoding translation elongation factor 4 — MKHIRNFCIIAHIDHGKSTLADRLLDFTGAVTEREKQDQLLDSMDLERERGITIKSHAIQMEYTYKGEEYVLNLIDTPGHVDFSYEVSRSIAACEGALLVVDAAQSIQAQTISNLYLALENDLEIIPVLNKVDLPSANPEEVTDDIVDLIGCDPSEVIPASAKTGIGIEEILEAIIERVPAPKGDPDGSLQALIFDSVYNPFRGVETYFRVINGEIKKGQKIKFMATNKSYFADEIGTLKLKQQPKNVIKSGDVGYLITGIKDAREVKVGDTVTSTENPCDKPIEGFENVKPMVFAGIYPVDTEDYEELRGAMEKLQLNDASLVFTPESSAALGFGFRCGFLGMLHLEIIQERLEREFDMTVITTVPNVSYHAFTKKEPDEVIIVNNPSDLPDPSKLDRVEEPFIKATIITKSDFIGPVMSLCIEKRGVITNQTYLTPERVELSFDMPLAEIVFDFYDRLKTVSKGYASFDYSPIGMRPSKLVKVDILINANSVDALSALVHMDNAHNIGKKMCEKLRELIPRQQFDIPIQAAIGAKIISRETIKALRKDVTAKCYGGDISRKRKLLEKQKKGKKRMRQVGNVEIPQQAFMAVLKLND, encoded by the coding sequence ATGAAGCACATTAGAAACTTTTGCATAATAGCACATATTGATCACGGTAAAAGTACTCTGGCAGACCGTTTATTGGATTTTACGGGAGCGGTGACTGAGCGTGAGAAGCAAGACCAGCTTTTAGACAGCATGGATCTTGAGCGCGAGCGTGGTATTACCATTAAAAGTCACGCCATCCAGATGGAGTACACCTACAAAGGGGAAGAATATGTTTTAAACCTAATCGATACTCCCGGACACGTAGATTTCTCTTATGAGGTTTCGCGTTCTATTGCTGCATGTGAAGGTGCCTTGTTGGTGGTTGATGCTGCTCAGAGTATTCAGGCACAAACGATTTCTAACTTGTATTTGGCTTTAGAAAACGACCTTGAAATTATTCCGGTACTCAATAAGGTAGATCTTCCATCTGCCAACCCGGAAGAAGTAACCGATGATATTGTAGACCTTATAGGCTGTGATCCTTCTGAGGTAATTCCTGCCAGTGCCAAAACCGGTATTGGGATTGAAGAAATCCTGGAAGCTATTATAGAACGTGTACCGGCTCCGAAGGGAGATCCTGATGGCTCATTACAAGCATTGATCTTTGATTCGGTTTACAATCCTTTCAGGGGTGTTGAAACCTACTTCAGAGTTATTAACGGTGAAATTAAAAAGGGCCAGAAGATTAAATTCATGGCTACAAACAAGTCGTATTTCGCCGATGAAATCGGTACCCTTAAATTAAAACAACAACCCAAGAACGTTATAAAATCAGGAGATGTAGGTTACCTTATTACGGGTATTAAAGATGCCCGTGAAGTTAAAGTTGGGGATACGGTTACCAGTACTGAAAACCCTTGTGATAAGCCTATCGAAGGTTTTGAAAATGTAAAACCAATGGTTTTTGCCGGTATCTATCCTGTTGATACGGAAGATTATGAAGAACTGAGAGGCGCCATGGAAAAACTCCAGTTGAATGATGCTTCGTTGGTGTTTACACCCGAAAGTTCTGCGGCATTAGGATTTGGTTTCCGTTGTGGTTTCCTGGGAATGTTACACCTTGAAATTATTCAGGAACGACTGGAACGCGAGTTTGACATGACAGTAATTACTACAGTGCCAAACGTTAGTTACCATGCCTTTACTAAAAAAGAACCCGACGAAGTAATTATTGTTAATAATCCGTCAGACCTTCCTGATCCGTCTAAACTAGACCGTGTAGAAGAGCCTTTTATTAAAGCTACCATCATTACAAAATCTGATTTTATCGGCCCTGTAATGTCACTTTGTATAGAAAAGAGAGGGGTTATAACAAACCAGACTTATTTAACACCTGAACGTGTTGAACTGAGTTTTGATATGCCGCTGGCAGAAATCGTATTTGATTTCTACGACAGGTTAAAAACAGTTTCTAAAGGATATGCTTCTTTCGATTATTCTCCAATTGGCATGCGTCCTTCCAAACTGGTTAAGGTAGACATCCTGATCAATGCCAACTCTGTAGATGCGCTATCGGCTCTTGTACATATGGATAATGCCCATAACATCGGTAAAAAGATGTGTGAAAAGCTTAGGGAGCTTATACCACGTCAGCAATTTGATATTCCGATTCAGGCTGCTATCGGAGCAAAAATCATATCGAGAGAAACCATTAAAGCTCTTCGTAAAGATGTTACGGCCAAGTGTTACGGTGGTGATATCTCGCGTAAGCGTAAGCTTCTTGAAAAGCAGAAAAAAGGTAAAAAACGCATGCGCCAGGTGGGGAATGTAGAGATACCTCAGCAGGCATTCATGGCTGTATTAAAACTAAACGACTAA
- a CDS encoding S8 family peptidase: MRIVKPILSTASMALILAACGSPKLVSTPIENIDNIPLKVTEVTDNQLKHWGHLDLVKDTIPGMSVEKAYHEILSTRKGKTVIVGVIDSGVDIHHEDLKDVIWTNEGEKPNNGIDDDKNGYIDDVHGWNFLGKAVEENLELTRIVKRGDDGTEAYQKAKAEFEQKKEEALQSKQRYEQIYQAVKNADDAIAGHLGKKGYSKEELNGIKTDDQKLLQAKGMLSQFLNRVDSVEDLKEQIKGGVEHFTDQLNYNLNLEFDGRAIVGDDPYDINDTGYGDGDVITDSDLAKHGTHVAGIIAATRNNNIGMDGVADNVKIMAVRAVPNGDEYDKDIALAIRYAVDNGAKVINTSFGKYYSPNPEWVWDAIKYAAEKDVLIVNAAGNEGENLDETNVYPNDAKDNSPEISDNFLTVGALHYEYGPEMIATFSNYGKINVDVFAPGTKIWATTPENKYEYLQGTSMASPAVAGVAAVIRSYYPKLSAAQVKQIIMNSGLASKTNVILGGNPGDKDAFGNISKSGKMTNLYNAVILADKVSRGDINL, encoded by the coding sequence ATGAGAATTGTTAAACCTATTTTAAGTACCGCCTCTATGGCGCTTATTTTGGCTGCATGCGGATCGCCAAAATTAGTATCGACCCCAATTGAAAACATAGACAATATCCCGTTAAAAGTTACTGAAGTAACAGATAACCAACTTAAACACTGGGGGCATTTGGACCTGGTTAAAGATACCATTCCCGGGATGTCTGTAGAAAAAGCATATCACGAAATTTTAAGCACACGCAAAGGAAAAACCGTTATTGTCGGTGTTATAGACTCCGGGGTAGATATTCACCACGAAGACTTAAAAGATGTTATCTGGACTAATGAAGGTGAGAAACCGAACAATGGTATCGATGATGATAAAAATGGTTATATCGACGATGTACACGGATGGAACTTTTTAGGAAAGGCTGTAGAGGAGAACCTCGAACTTACCCGAATCGTAAAAAGAGGCGATGACGGTACTGAAGCATATCAAAAAGCCAAAGCTGAATTTGAACAAAAAAAGGAGGAAGCCCTGCAAAGCAAACAACGATACGAGCAAATTTATCAGGCCGTTAAAAATGCAGACGATGCTATTGCCGGTCACTTAGGAAAAAAAGGTTATTCGAAAGAAGAGCTGAATGGCATAAAAACAGACGATCAGAAACTCCTTCAGGCGAAAGGAATGCTATCTCAATTCTTAAACAGAGTAGATAGCGTAGAAGATCTAAAAGAACAAATTAAAGGTGGTGTAGAACATTTCACTGACCAGCTTAACTATAACTTAAATCTCGAATTTGACGGCAGAGCAATCGTTGGTGATGATCCATACGACATTAACGACACCGGATATGGCGACGGGGATGTAATTACAGATAGTGATCTTGCCAAACACGGAACACACGTTGCGGGTATTATTGCTGCTACCAGAAACAATAATATCGGTATGGACGGTGTTGCCGATAACGTAAAAATCATGGCTGTAAGAGCTGTACCCAACGGAGATGAGTACGATAAAGATATTGCACTGGCTATCCGCTATGCAGTAGATAATGGCGCCAAAGTTATCAACACCAGTTTCGGAAAGTACTATTCACCTAATCCGGAATGGGTGTGGGATGCCATCAAATACGCTGCTGAGAAGGATGTATTAATCGTTAATGCAGCCGGTAATGAAGGAGAAAATTTAGATGAAACCAATGTGTATCCTAACGATGCCAAAGATAATAGTCCTGAAATCTCCGATAATTTCTTAACCGTAGGTGCCTTGCATTACGAATACGGTCCGGAAATGATCGCTACATTCTCCAACTATGGAAAAATTAATGTAGATGTATTTGCTCCCGGAACTAAAATATGGGCCACTACACCCGAAAATAAATATGAGTACCTTCAGGGAACTTCAATGGCATCGCCGGCCGTTGCGGGAGTAGCTGCCGTAATAAGGTCTTATTATCCAAAACTGAGTGCAGCACAGGTAAAACAAATCATCATGAATTCAGGTCTTGCTTCAAAAACCAATGTTATCTTAGGAGGGAATCCTGGCGATAAGGATGCCTTCGGAAACATCTCCAAGTCTGGAAAAATGACAAATCTGTACAATGCTGTTATCCTTGCTGATAAAGTATCCCGAGGGGACATCAATTTATAA
- a CDS encoding cation:proton antiporter, whose protein sequence is MLELAGIVILGILAQWVAWRLKIPAILPLILIGLFVGPVSTLFTEDGSKWIEPIWNGTHGLFPEDSLYYFVSLAMGIILFEGGLTLKKNEISKVGPVILKLISLGAVITFFGAAVATHYVFKLSWQISFLFAALIIVTGPTVISPILRNIPLKKDVSAVLKWEGILIDPIGALVAVLVFEFINVGGSAGFTKQAFIEFGKIAIVGFSFGVSAAYALYFAMKKRLIPHYLLNVTALSVVLLVFVESDVFAHESGLLSVVVMGMVLGNSNLPNLKELLYFKESLSVLLISILFILLAANINISDLLLVYNWQTAVLMAVIIFVLRPLSVFFSTHKSSLKTNEKLFISWVGPRGIVAVGIASLLGTKLMLNGVNQAEYITPLVVTLVLVTVMLNGTTARLFAKLVGVFLKESNGILIVGASKASRLIAKYLQNNDRHVVLIDSNNDNVAKAKALNLDAMESNIYSEDISTDVELSDIGYLLALTGSDDVNKHALIRFKKFLGEHGAFRLITPEELRTPDKLPIEDLFSKKDDYINLSEVARDYPTINELELESTNHYLKEIDHLNQEQKAVPLFVKDLTGELHIICSLKEDFVIKKGFKLVYMGKPVELRASKKTSTAPQEAQSEA, encoded by the coding sequence ATGTTAGAGCTTGCAGGAATTGTAATACTTGGTATTTTGGCTCAATGGGTAGCATGGAGATTAAAAATACCTGCGATACTTCCATTAATTTTAATAGGTCTTTTTGTCGGACCTGTATCTACTCTATTTACTGAAGACGGAAGTAAATGGATAGAGCCGATATGGAATGGCACACATGGACTTTTTCCTGAAGATAGTTTATATTATTTCGTATCCCTTGCCATGGGGATTATTCTTTTTGAAGGGGGGTTGACTCTAAAAAAGAATGAAATTTCAAAAGTAGGCCCGGTTATTTTAAAACTTATCAGTCTTGGTGCGGTTATTACTTTTTTTGGAGCTGCTGTTGCCACTCATTACGTATTTAAATTATCGTGGCAGATTTCATTTCTGTTTGCAGCGTTAATTATTGTTACAGGGCCAACGGTAATTTCTCCGATACTGAGAAATATACCCTTAAAGAAAGATGTATCGGCAGTTTTAAAGTGGGAGGGAATCCTTATTGACCCCATAGGAGCTTTAGTGGCCGTACTTGTTTTCGAGTTTATTAATGTCGGGGGATCTGCAGGATTCACGAAACAGGCATTTATTGAATTCGGAAAGATAGCCATTGTTGGTTTTTCGTTTGGTGTTTCGGCAGCTTATGCCCTGTACTTTGCAATGAAAAAAAGACTTATCCCTCATTATTTACTGAATGTAACGGCTTTGTCGGTAGTATTACTGGTATTTGTTGAGTCGGATGTATTTGCCCATGAATCAGGGTTACTGTCTGTAGTTGTTATGGGAATGGTACTTGGAAACAGCAACCTTCCTAATTTAAAGGAACTTCTTTATTTTAAAGAGTCGCTTAGTGTTTTACTGATTTCGATATTGTTTATTTTACTGGCTGCCAATATCAATATTAGCGATCTCCTGCTGGTTTATAACTGGCAAACGGCAGTATTAATGGCAGTTATTATATTTGTACTCAGACCGCTATCCGTATTTTTCAGCACACATAAATCGAGTCTTAAAACCAACGAAAAACTTTTTATAAGCTGGGTTGGGCCAAGAGGTATCGTTGCCGTAGGTATCGCTTCTTTATTGGGAACCAAGTTAATGCTTAATGGTGTTAACCAGGCAGAATACATTACACCTTTGGTGGTTACCCTGGTATTGGTTACGGTTATGCTTAACGGTACCACGGCGCGTCTGTTTGCCAAACTGGTTGGTGTATTCTTAAAAGAATCGAACGGAATCCTTATTGTGGGAGCATCCAAAGCCTCCAGGTTAATTGCCAAGTACCTTCAGAATAACGATCGCCATGTAGTGCTGATCGACAGTAACAATGATAATGTGGCCAAGGCAAAAGCGCTCAATCTCGATGCCATGGAATCAAATATTTATTCAGAAGATATTTCTACGGATGTCGAGTTAAGTGATATAGGATATTTGTTGGCGCTAACGGGAAGTGATGACGTTAACAAACACGCACTCATCAGGTTTAAGAAGTTTTTAGGAGAACATGGCGCGTTCAGGTTGATTACCCCTGAGGAACTAAGAACCCCCGACAAATTACCGATTGAGGATTTGTTTTCTAAAAAGGATGATTATATCAATTTAAGTGAAGTTGCCAGAGATTACCCTACCATTAATGAATTGGAACTGGAATCGACAAATCATTATTTAAAAGAGATAGATCACCTTAATCAAGAACAAAAGGCCGTTCCTTTATTTGTTAAAGACCTTACCGGAGAACTCCACATAATTTGTTCTCTTAAGGAAGATTTTGTAATAAAGAAAGGGTTTAAACTGGTGTATATGGGGAAACCCGTTGAGTTAAGAGCGTCTAAAAAGACTTCAACCGCGCCTCAGGAGGCCCAAAGCGAGGCCTAA
- a CDS encoding outer membrane beta-barrel protein, producing the protein MLKNVTKLISYIFVLSLYHGYAQEFYISGNITAEDHEPLVYANVFLLSSTDSTMVKAVSSDAKGAFVLEKLEKGNYILKSSYVGYKEHFYDLSLDGSKKGINLVLVKIIEELEGVVVNRPTIERKADRLTFNVANTSLSNVSSLDIIRQTPGVIVNNGSILVKNTSASVYINDREVYLSGEELSRLLANYSGSNIQSVEVITNPSAKYNAEAGTVINIITSKSISIGYKGSIEGRWTQAVFPKYALGTSHYYKGNTVDAFLNYSYNPGKEYKHDDSYVNWFDGDNPDGSWESDFKKITHSYAHQVNVILDFKLNKKSHLNLSSHIWYAPNTTLENKMRTRVLDVNKNLDSYFLTNSDINNDKSNMSFTGDYELKIGQNGTKMDLVSEYIYYQNDQDQYLETNYFNPDDSHSNMRSFDFTAKQKNNIFTQGVDFSIPIKEALIETGAKYNSHNSNSYVIYAGNVVPLNVVDDHFKYKESVYAGYAQYSNDWDKWSLSTGVRGEYTDVEANSIALGEINTRKYFELFPTANVSYSPSENHQYSVMYKRSLERPKYSSLNPYRYYSNENQYISGNPRLTRAIDNKIAFDYTYKGKYIFSLYYQNINNNLSRLIFQDNENRTSLESIYNIEQEFQYSLDFTYYGYITDWWYLYTYMSGFYIENEFTAIQSGHTMQRNHTWGYLGQAYNQLSLSDDGTLNTNFTLYYLSNFISGSYKMKNQFYIDLGVTKTLWDKRADISLNITDLFNTNKMWLRSRYLNQDNGFIARQENRSISLGFKYKFGNFRLSDNNRETRSQEQDRLEEKSVL; encoded by the coding sequence ATGCTTAAAAACGTAACGAAACTGATAAGTTATATCTTTGTTTTGTCATTGTACCACGGCTATGCCCAGGAGTTCTACATAAGTGGTAATATTACTGCCGAAGACCATGAACCACTGGTCTATGCCAATGTTTTTTTGTTGAGTAGTACTGATTCAACTATGGTGAAAGCAGTATCTTCAGACGCTAAGGGAGCTTTTGTTTTAGAAAAGCTGGAAAAGGGAAACTATATTTTAAAATCCAGTTATGTCGGGTATAAGGAACATTTTTACGATTTGTCGCTTGATGGGTCAAAAAAAGGAATAAACCTTGTTTTGGTTAAAATAATTGAAGAGTTAGAAGGAGTCGTTGTCAATCGGCCAACCATAGAAAGAAAAGCAGACCGGTTAACCTTCAATGTAGCAAATACATCCCTTTCAAATGTATCTTCTCTCGACATTATCAGGCAAACACCGGGTGTTATAGTAAACAATGGTTCTATCCTTGTAAAGAATACATCGGCCAGCGTTTATATCAACGACCGCGAAGTATACCTGTCCGGAGAAGAATTAAGCAGGTTGCTCGCCAATTATTCAGGCTCGAACATACAATCGGTTGAGGTGATTACCAATCCTTCCGCAAAGTACAATGCAGAAGCCGGTACAGTAATCAATATAATCACTTCAAAAAGTATATCAATAGGATACAAAGGAAGCATTGAAGGGCGATGGACCCAGGCAGTGTTCCCTAAATATGCACTCGGAACCAGTCATTACTACAAAGGGAATACAGTAGATGCCTTTCTTAACTACAGTTACAATCCCGGAAAAGAATATAAGCACGACGACAGTTATGTAAACTGGTTTGATGGAGATAATCCGGATGGAAGCTGGGAATCGGATTTTAAAAAAATCACACATTCATATGCCCATCAGGTAAATGTTATCTTGGACTTTAAACTGAACAAGAAAAGCCATTTAAACCTGAGCTCTCATATATGGTATGCACCAAACACCACTTTAGAGAATAAGATGAGGACCCGGGTTCTTGATGTAAATAAGAACCTGGATTCTTATTTCCTGACAAACAGCGATATTAACAATGATAAGTCGAATATGTCATTTACCGGGGATTATGAATTGAAAATAGGACAAAACGGTACAAAGATGGATTTGGTCAGTGAGTATATTTATTATCAGAATGATCAGGATCAATATTTAGAAACAAATTATTTTAATCCTGATGATAGCCATAGTAATATGAGAAGCTTCGATTTTACAGCAAAGCAAAAAAACAACATCTTTACCCAGGGAGTAGATTTTTCGATTCCCATTAAAGAGGCGCTCATAGAAACCGGGGCTAAATACAATTCTCATAACAGTAATAGTTATGTGATTTATGCCGGAAATGTCGTTCCGTTAAATGTAGTTGATGATCATTTTAAATATAAAGAATCTGTTTATGCCGGTTATGCACAGTACAGTAATGACTGGGACAAATGGTCATTGAGCACAGGAGTCAGGGGAGAATATACAGATGTAGAAGCAAACTCTATCGCTCTGGGCGAGATTAATACCAGAAAGTATTTTGAACTTTTTCCAACGGCAAACGTATCTTATAGCCCTTCAGAGAACCATCAGTACAGCGTTATGTATAAGAGAAGCCTGGAGCGTCCGAAATATAGTAGTTTAAATCCGTACAGGTATTATTCTAATGAAAATCAGTATATAAGCGGAAATCCCCGTTTAACACGCGCAATTGATAATAAAATAGCTTTTGATTATACTTACAAGGGGAAATACATCTTTTCGTTATACTATCAGAATATTAATAATAATCTTTCGAGACTGATCTTTCAGGATAATGAAAACCGAACATCATTGGAGTCTATTTATAATATAGAACAGGAGTTTCAATATAGTTTGGACTTTACTTATTATGGCTACATAACCGATTGGTGGTATTTATATACATATATGTCTGGTTTTTATATAGAAAACGAATTTACAGCCATTCAGAGTGGTCATACGATGCAGAGAAATCATACCTGGGGTTATTTAGGACAGGCTTATAACCAACTTAGTCTTTCTGACGATGGAACACTTAATACAAATTTTACGTTGTATTATTTGTCGAATTTTATAAGCGGATCGTATAAAATGAAAAACCAGTTTTATATAGATCTGGGGGTTACCAAAACATTGTGGGATAAAAGAGCCGACATAAGTTTAAATATTACAGATTTGTTCAATACAAATAAGATGTGGCTTCGGTCGCGGTATTTAAATCAGGATAATGGATTTATAGCCAGGCAGGAGAACAGAAGTATAAGCCTGGGTTTTAAATATAAGTTCGGTAATTTCAGGCTGTCTGACAATAA
- a CDS encoding radical SAM protein — MPERKYNYYDFTLSLCPECLKRIDAKIVFEDDNVYMLKRCPEHGNSKVLIADDIEYYKNIRNYNKPSEMPYTFNTKTHYGCPYDCGLCPDHEQHSCLTIIEITDRCNLTCPTCYAESSPHYGRHRSFEEVKKMLDTIVKNEKEPDVVQISGGEPTVHPDFFRILDYAKTLPIRHLMVNTNGIKIAKDKGFVSRLKGYAPDFEIYLQFDSFEKENLVTLRGADLTEIRKRAIENLNEVNLSTTLVVTLQKGLNDHETGKIIDYGLQQKCVRGVTFQPTQIAGRLDNFEAGLNRITLTETRRKILEQSQVFNEDDLIPVPCNPDALVMGYALKLGGEVFPLTRYINPTDLLDNSKNTIVYEQDEALHGKMIDLFSTGNSVEVAEDNLKSIMCCLPEIDAPNLTYDNLFRVIIMQFIDAHNFDVRAIKKSCVHIVNKDYKIIPFETMNLFYRDDKQTLLNELRNNI, encoded by the coding sequence ATGCCCGAAAGAAAATATAACTATTACGATTTTACCCTCAGCCTTTGTCCGGAATGCCTAAAACGTATCGATGCTAAAATAGTGTTTGAAGACGATAATGTCTATATGCTGAAAAGATGTCCGGAACATGGAAATTCTAAAGTACTTATTGCCGACGATATCGAATATTATAAGAATATCAGGAACTATAATAAGCCTTCTGAAATGCCTTATACGTTTAACACGAAAACGCATTACGGTTGCCCTTATGACTGTGGCTTATGTCCGGACCACGAGCAGCATTCCTGCCTCACCATTATAGAGATTACAGATCGTTGTAACCTAACATGCCCTACCTGTTATGCGGAATCATCTCCACACTATGGAAGACACCGCTCTTTTGAGGAAGTGAAGAAAATGCTCGATACCATCGTTAAAAACGAAAAAGAGCCCGATGTGGTGCAGATCAGTGGGGGAGAACCCACAGTCCACCCCGACTTCTTTCGGATATTAGATTACGCTAAGACCTTACCGATACGGCATTTGATGGTAAACACCAATGGTATTAAAATAGCGAAAGACAAGGGTTTTGTAAGCCGGTTAAAAGGCTATGCTCCCGATTTTGAAATCTACCTTCAGTTCGATTCCTTCGAAAAAGAAAACCTGGTGACCCTCAGAGGGGCCGATCTTACTGAAATCAGAAAGAGAGCTATTGAAAACTTAAACGAGGTCAACCTGTCAACAACACTGGTTGTAACGCTCCAGAAAGGACTGAACGATCATGAAACGGGTAAGATCATCGACTATGGTTTGCAACAGAAATGTGTGCGGGGTGTTACTTTTCAGCCCACCCAGATAGCGGGAAGACTAGATAATTTTGAAGCCGGTTTAAACCGCATTACCCTTACGGAAACCAGAAGAAAAATACTCGAACAAAGTCAGGTATTCAACGAAGACGACCTGATTCCCGTGCCCTGCAATCCGGATGCCCTGGTCATGGGTTATGCGTTAAAACTGGGGGGAGAAGTATTTCCGTTAACCCGCTATATCAACCCTACCGATTTATTAGACAACAGTAAAAACACGATTGTATATGAACAGGATGAAGCACTTCACGGTAAAATGATCGATTTGTTCAGTACCGGAAATTCTGTTGAAGTAGCTGAAGATAACTTAAAATCAATCATGTGCTGTCTGCCCGAAATCGATGCCCCTAACTTAACATATGATAACTTGTTCAGAGTCATTATCATGCAGTTTATAGATGCCCATAATTTTGATGTGAGGGCTATTAAAAAATCTTGTGTACATATCGTTAACAAAGATTATAAGATCATTCCGTTTGAAACGATGAACCTCTTTTACAGGGATGACAAACAAACATTATTGAACGAACTTAGAAATAACATTTAA